From one Nonomuraea polychroma genomic stretch:
- a CDS encoding peptidoglycan D,D-transpeptidase FtsI family protein: MAGSKGGPINRSLGHVAMAGAAMLFLLLGHITIVQAFGSQALNADRRNERPLIARFGHPRGDILTYDGTAIATSRPAGGGPYLYQRVYRHGELYAPVTGHLALYRSTGIERAQNAVLSGDDAKVKVRSLVRDGTAEGADVRLTISDRAQWAAYQSLKATGVPGAAVAIDPATGAILALASYPSYDPNAFTTFDRTRLVETARRLRRAPGQPLLNRALHRAYPPGSTFKLVTTAAALASGEYEPDSLVNAPARLPLPGSSSSVRNDRGCRDTRPTLLYAFQASCDTAFATIGLQLGQDILRDQAEAFGFNAENLAIPVATTPSRFPSAMNRAQTALAAIGLHADRATPLMIAMLSAAVANDGVLMRPYLVEEVRLPDGSVINRAGPTPYRRAVPATLAKHLAAMMTTVTHAGGTGTGVAIPGVEVAAKTATSRAVPGAEDNALVTAFAPADKPEVAVGVVLERPGARAADVASIARAVIEAVLA, encoded by the coding sequence ATGGCCGGATCGAAGGGCGGGCCGATCAACAGGTCGCTGGGCCACGTCGCCATGGCCGGCGCGGCGATGTTGTTCCTGCTGCTGGGGCACATCACGATCGTGCAGGCGTTCGGCTCCCAGGCGCTCAACGCCGACCGCAGGAACGAGCGGCCGTTGATCGCCAGGTTCGGCCATCCGCGCGGCGACATCCTGACCTACGACGGCACGGCCATCGCCACGAGCCGCCCGGCCGGCGGAGGGCCGTACCTCTACCAGCGGGTCTACCGGCACGGCGAGCTCTACGCGCCGGTCACGGGCCACCTGGCGCTCTACCGCTCCACCGGCATCGAGCGGGCGCAGAACGCGGTGTTGTCCGGCGACGACGCCAAGGTCAAGGTCAGGTCGCTGGTCCGGGACGGCACCGCCGAAGGTGCCGACGTCCGGCTGACGATCAGCGATCGGGCGCAGTGGGCGGCGTACCAGAGTCTCAAGGCGACGGGCGTGCCCGGGGCGGCGGTGGCGATCGACCCGGCGACCGGCGCGATCCTGGCGCTGGCCTCGTACCCGTCCTACGACCCGAACGCCTTCACCACCTTCGACCGCACCCGGCTGGTCGAGACGGCGCGGCGGTTGCGGCGGGCGCCCGGGCAGCCGCTGCTGAACCGGGCGCTGCATCGGGCCTATCCGCCGGGGTCCACGTTCAAGCTGGTCACCACGGCCGCGGCGCTGGCCTCCGGCGAGTACGAGCCGGACAGCCTGGTCAACGCGCCGGCACGGCTGCCGCTCCCGGGGAGCTCCTCGAGCGTCCGCAACGATCGCGGCTGCCGCGACACCCGCCCGACCCTTTTGTACGCCTTCCAGGCCTCCTGCGACACGGCGTTCGCCACCATCGGGCTGCAGCTCGGTCAGGACATCCTGCGGGACCAGGCGGAGGCGTTCGGGTTCAACGCGGAGAACCTGGCGATCCCGGTGGCCACGACGCCGAGCAGGTTTCCTTCCGCCATGAATCGCGCCCAGACGGCTCTGGCGGCCATCGGGCTCCACGCCGACAGGGCCACGCCGCTGATGATCGCCATGTTGTCGGCCGCCGTGGCCAACGACGGGGTGCTGATGCGGCCGTACCTGGTGGAGGAGGTACGCCTGCCGGACGGCTCCGTCATCAACCGCGCCGGGCCCACGCCGTACCGCAGGGCGGTGCCGGCCACGCTGGCCAAGCACCTGGCGGCGATGATGACGACGGTGACCCACGCGGGCGGCACCGGAACAGGCGTGGCCATCCCCGGCGTGGAGGTGGCCGCCAAGACCGCCACGTCGCGGGCGGTCCCCGGCGCGGAGGACAACGCGCTGGTCACCGCCTTCGCTCCGGCGGACAAACCCGAGGTGGCGGTCGGGGTGGTGCTGGAGCGGCCGGGCGCACGCGCCGCCGACGTGGCGTCGATCGCGCGGGCCGTGATCGAGGCCGTCCTGGCGTGA
- a CDS encoding MerR family transcriptional regulator — protein MTVYTPAEAVEETGFSLDTLRYYEKIGLLERVDRNAAGQRRFSQNDIGWLGMLRCLRDTGMPIATMLRFAELVRAGDHTIPDRIKLLEEHDSQVQAQINNLAERQRYIHNKISYYRSVM, from the coding sequence GTGACGGTGTATACGCCTGCGGAAGCGGTCGAGGAGACCGGCTTCAGTCTCGACACTTTGCGGTATTACGAGAAGATCGGCCTGCTGGAGCGTGTCGACAGGAACGCGGCAGGTCAGCGCAGGTTCAGCCAGAACGACATCGGCTGGCTGGGCATGCTGCGCTGCCTGCGCGACACGGGCATGCCGATCGCCACGATGTTGCGCTTCGCCGAGCTCGTCCGCGCGGGGGACCACACGATCCCGGACCGGATCAAGCTCCTGGAGGAGCACGACAGCCAGGTTCAGGCGCAGATCAACAACCTGGCCGAGCGGCAGCGCTATATTCACAACAAGATCTCCTACTACCGCAGCGTCATGTAA
- a CDS encoding aldo/keto reductase, which translates to MNIALGTIHFGTGVDLKDTFAILDRFHEAGGTMLDTANNYPFWVEGCTGDESEQAIGAWMAARGNRDEIFISTKAGARPTVPGDRTLDSAEGLSAPAIARAAEGSLQRLGTDYVDLYWAHIEDRSVPLEETLGAFNELAVQGKVRALGASNVATWRLDRGRNISLARGWMPYTYVQLRHTYLRPRPLTKPAEAGHRLVTDELLDYLAAEQDMTLWAYNTLMFGAYTRPDRPISEIYDHPGTTRRLAVLHDVANELGATANQVVLAWMMADGIVPIVGVSTMAQVEEAIGAADLKLDPDLRARLDTPA; encoded by the coding sequence ATGAACATCGCACTCGGCACCATTCACTTCGGCACCGGCGTCGATCTGAAGGACACCTTCGCCATCCTGGACCGCTTCCACGAGGCCGGCGGCACCATGCTCGACACGGCCAACAACTACCCCTTCTGGGTGGAGGGCTGCACCGGCGACGAGAGCGAGCAGGCCATCGGCGCCTGGATGGCCGCCCGCGGCAACCGGGACGAGATCTTCATCAGCACGAAGGCCGGGGCGCGGCCCACCGTCCCCGGCGACAGAACCCTGGACTCCGCAGAGGGTCTGTCGGCGCCCGCCATCGCCAGGGCCGCGGAAGGCAGCCTCCAGAGGCTGGGGACCGACTACGTCGACCTGTACTGGGCGCACATCGAGGACCGGTCCGTGCCGCTGGAGGAGACTCTGGGGGCGTTCAACGAGCTGGCCGTGCAGGGCAAGGTGCGCGCCCTGGGGGCGAGCAACGTCGCCACCTGGCGGCTGGACCGGGGCAGGAACATCTCGTTGGCACGGGGGTGGATGCCGTACACGTACGTGCAGCTGCGGCACACGTACCTGCGGCCGCGGCCGCTCACCAAGCCCGCGGAGGCGGGGCACAGGCTGGTGACGGACGAGCTGCTGGACTATCTGGCCGCCGAGCAGGACATGACCTTGTGGGCGTACAACACGCTGATGTTCGGCGCCTACACGCGCCCTGATCGGCCGATCTCGGAGATCTACGACCACCCGGGCACCACCCGGCGGCTGGCCGTGCTTCATGACGTGGCGAACGAGCTCGGCGCGACGGCGAACCAGGTGGTCCTGGCGTGGATGATGGCCGACGGCATCGTCCCGATCGTCGGCGTCTCGACGATGGCCCAGGTGGAGGAGGCCATCGGCGCCGCCGACCTCAAGCTGGACCCCGACCTGCGCGCCCGCCTGGACACCCCGGCCTGA
- a CDS encoding TetR family transcriptional regulator: MTSILRRRPAQRRSVERVERMLDECALLLDEVGYEGLTTKEVARRAEVPIGTFYQFFRDKQGLVRALALRNLDAFLERITERIATADLGHWTDLVDLAIDEFVDMKRTTPGFAVMDFGEVLTAPGGPAIPGTNRALDGSKDNNAIVADRLRALTMDVLDAPAGPGLDRALVVAVEATDAVLKLAFRVDPRGDAALIAECKQLVRRYLADHLP; this comes from the coding sequence ATGACGAGTATCTTGCGCCGCCGTCCCGCCCAGCGTCGCAGCGTGGAGCGGGTGGAGCGGATGCTCGACGAGTGCGCGCTGCTGCTCGACGAGGTTGGATACGAGGGGCTGACCACGAAAGAGGTGGCGCGCCGGGCCGAGGTGCCGATCGGCACGTTTTACCAGTTCTTCCGCGACAAGCAGGGGCTGGTGCGCGCGCTGGCGCTGCGCAACCTCGACGCGTTCCTCGAGCGGATCACCGAGCGCATCGCCACGGCCGATCTCGGGCACTGGACCGACCTGGTCGACCTGGCCATCGACGAGTTCGTCGACATGAAGCGCACCACGCCGGGGTTCGCGGTCATGGACTTCGGCGAGGTGCTCACCGCGCCGGGCGGGCCGGCGATCCCGGGCACCAATCGGGCGCTCGACGGGTCGAAGGACAACAACGCGATCGTGGCCGACCGGTTGCGTGCCCTCACGATGGACGTGCTGGACGCCCCGGCGGGGCCGGGGCTCGATCGGGCGCTGGTGGTGGCGGTCGAGGCCACGGACGCGGTGCTCAAACTCGCCTTTCGCGTCGACCCCCGAGGCGACGCGGCGCTGATCGCCGAGTGCAAACAACTGGTCCGCCGCTACCTCGCCGACCACCTCCCCTAA
- a CDS encoding GH1 family beta-glucosidase produces the protein MFLWGTATAAYQIEGAVTEDGRGVSIWDTFAHEPGRTRDGHTGDVACDHYHRWREDVALMSGLGVNAYRFSIAWPRVQPLGARPANAKGLDFYERLVDALLEAGIQPVPTLFHWDLPQALQDRGGWLNREISEMFAEYAATVAHRLADRVPLWITLNEPFVHMAFGYAMGVHAPGEALLTGALPAAHHQLLAHGLAVRALRAAGVAQVAITNNCTPVWPASQREPDLRAAEAYDILHNRLFNDPILLGKYPDLSAYVPTLDVVRDGDLDVIATPLDALGVNYYNPTRIAAPTSGGLPFADAGITGYPTTAFGWPIVPDGLRELLTGLKARYGAALPPILITENGCSNDDTVTVDDQARIAFLESHIAAMRQAMEEGVDVRGYFVWSLLDNFEWAEGYHQRFGLVHVDFATQRRTPKASYAWLKGFLERQNTDT, from the coding sequence ATGTTCCTTTGGGGTACGGCCACCGCCGCTTACCAGATCGAGGGCGCTGTCACCGAGGACGGCAGAGGCGTCTCCATCTGGGACACGTTCGCCCACGAGCCCGGCCGCACCAGAGACGGCCACACCGGGGACGTGGCGTGCGACCACTACCACCGCTGGCGCGAGGACGTCGCCCTCATGTCCGGCCTCGGCGTGAACGCCTACCGGTTCTCCATCGCCTGGCCCCGCGTCCAGCCTCTCGGTGCGCGCCCGGCGAACGCCAAAGGCCTCGACTTCTACGAACGGCTCGTGGACGCCCTGCTGGAGGCGGGCATCCAGCCGGTGCCCACGTTGTTCCACTGGGACCTGCCGCAGGCGCTGCAGGATCGCGGCGGGTGGCTGAATCGCGAAATATCGGAAATGTTCGCCGAGTACGCCGCCACCGTCGCCCACCGCCTCGCCGACCGCGTTCCCCTGTGGATCACCCTGAACGAGCCGTTCGTGCACATGGCCTTCGGCTACGCCATGGGCGTGCACGCCCCCGGCGAGGCCCTGCTGACCGGCGCGCTGCCGGCCGCGCACCATCAGCTCCTGGCCCACGGCCTGGCCGTGCGGGCGCTGAGAGCCGCGGGCGTGGCCCAGGTCGCCATCACGAACAACTGCACGCCCGTCTGGCCGGCCTCCCAGCGGGAGCCCGACCTGAGGGCCGCCGAGGCCTACGACATCCTGCACAACCGCCTGTTCAACGACCCCATCCTTCTGGGGAAATATCCAGATCTATCGGCTTACGTCCCGACCCTGGACGTCGTCCGCGACGGCGACCTCGACGTCATCGCCACCCCCCTGGACGCCCTGGGCGTCAACTACTACAACCCCACCCGCATCGCCGCCCCGACCTCCGGAGGACTCCCCTTCGCGGACGCCGGCATCACCGGCTACCCCACGACGGCGTTCGGCTGGCCGATCGTCCCCGACGGCCTGCGCGAGCTCCTCACCGGCCTCAAGGCCAGGTACGGCGCCGCGCTCCCGCCCATCCTCATCACCGAGAACGGCTGCTCGAACGACGACACGGTCACGGTCGACGACCAGGCCCGCATCGCGTTCCTGGAGAGCCACATCGCCGCGATGCGGCAGGCCATGGAAGAGGGCGTGGACGTACGCGGCTACTTCGTCTGGTCCCTGCTGGACAACTTCGAGTGGGCCGAGGGTTACCACCAGCGCTTCGGCCTGGTGCACGTGGACTTCGCCACCCAGCGCCGCACCCCGAAGGCGTCCTACGCCTGGCTGAAGGGTTTCCTGGAGCGTCAGAACACCGACACGTGA
- a CDS encoding M14 family metallopeptidase has protein sequence MILGLGTSLVAIATPSSADPLPPSDQIELYQLESTPGTSQTLREKGFDVVQHETKGDKEHVELTAAQADLAGLKKLGYKPEPVRNPQGQTQLQAAKAQASGGYTVWKSYSEPGGIADQLKAIANANKDIVKLQSIGKSVQGKDILAAKVTTGARVLPDGLKPSTLFSATQHAREWITTEVDMRLLKYVIANKTALKDLLNKTELWFVPVANPDGYDFTFTEGNRLWRKNLRDNNGDGKITIGDGVDPNRNFPTNFHYDEEGSSSVTSSDTYRGSGPASEPETKAMDGLLKRVGFEMQLNYHSYGPLLLYPIGFQIATETADNPIYEALTGTDDKPAVPGFDPDLGAELYTTNGDTNDQAHFQHGTLSWTPELNEGCDGCGFVFPDAEALVQAEFEKNLPFALDVAKSAVNPAEPVSHLGNKTPDFVLDPFEVSHGKDQVVQVNAKRKLGPVFLNYQVNGGRTKTVLTGEWKGGERYGKGYNRYYHWMRGKITGTEPGDKVKVWFTSIGKKCADFTYTVAADIGGQVLVLATEDVTGISPVQGVTEAKYADEYAAALTAAGYTSDVYDMDKMGRKAPHPLGVLSHYKAVVWETGDDIIPRSTGQVPGTTSKGGVDTELAVRDYLNEGGKLLHAGKFASYAANNNGAYYYEPDQPAQSECTVADDPPCIPVFNDFQQYYLGAYVFFDDAGTDHDTGQPYPLTGNGGRFDGFNATLEPSHTNSFVATSAILPAQQFPLFESSAQVKWVRPGGPFDPHTGAWDVYSGIADVSWKRLTKTIDLTGKTSGDLSFWTSYDTEAAWDFLTVEARTAGGDDWTTLPDANGHTTQETGDSCLTESSGGWRTIHPFTQRYQGVNCEPTGTSGSWHAASGNSAGWQQWKIDLTPYAGKQVELSISYISDWATQGAGVFLDDFKVTLDGATAEETSFESDLGGWTVGAPPGGTSTSINNWFRTDQVFEEGGGIVTKDTVYLGFGAESITDQATRTDLIKRSMLHLLGDPR, from the coding sequence GTGATCCTCGGCTTAGGCACCTCACTCGTGGCCATCGCCACCCCATCGTCCGCGGACCCGCTGCCGCCCAGCGATCAGATAGAGCTCTACCAGCTCGAGAGCACGCCAGGCACCAGCCAGACACTCAGGGAGAAGGGCTTCGACGTCGTCCAGCACGAGACCAAGGGCGACAAGGAGCACGTGGAACTGACCGCCGCGCAGGCGGACCTGGCCGGGCTGAAGAAGCTCGGCTACAAACCCGAGCCCGTACGCAACCCCCAGGGCCAGACCCAGTTGCAGGCCGCCAAAGCGCAGGCGAGCGGCGGCTACACCGTCTGGAAGTCCTACTCCGAGCCCGGCGGCATCGCCGACCAGCTCAAGGCCATCGCGAACGCCAACAAGGACATCGTCAAGCTCCAGTCCATCGGCAAGTCCGTGCAGGGCAAGGACATCCTGGCCGCCAAGGTGACCACCGGCGCGCGGGTGCTTCCCGACGGCCTCAAGCCGTCCACCCTCTTCTCCGCCACGCAGCACGCCCGCGAGTGGATCACCACCGAGGTCGACATGCGGCTGCTCAAGTACGTGATCGCGAACAAGACCGCACTCAAGGACCTGCTCAACAAGACCGAGTTGTGGTTCGTGCCGGTGGCCAACCCCGACGGCTACGACTTCACGTTCACCGAAGGCAACCGCCTGTGGCGCAAGAACCTGCGTGACAACAACGGCGACGGCAAGATCACAATCGGCGACGGCGTCGACCCGAACCGAAACTTCCCCACGAACTTCCACTACGACGAAGAGGGCTCGTCGAGCGTCACGAGCAGCGACACCTACCGCGGCTCGGGCCCGGCCAGCGAGCCGGAGACCAAGGCCATGGACGGCCTGCTCAAGCGCGTCGGGTTCGAGATGCAGCTGAACTACCACTCCTACGGCCCGCTGCTGCTCTACCCGATCGGCTTCCAGATCGCCACGGAGACGGCCGACAACCCGATCTACGAGGCGCTCACCGGCACCGACGACAAGCCCGCCGTCCCCGGGTTCGACCCGGACCTCGGCGCCGAGCTCTACACCACCAACGGCGACACCAATGACCAGGCACACTTCCAGCACGGCACGCTGTCGTGGACGCCGGAGCTGAACGAGGGCTGCGACGGCTGCGGCTTCGTCTTCCCCGACGCCGAGGCCCTGGTGCAGGCGGAGTTCGAGAAGAACCTGCCGTTCGCGCTCGACGTCGCCAAGTCGGCGGTCAACCCGGCCGAGCCGGTGAGCCACCTGGGCAACAAGACCCCCGACTTCGTGCTCGACCCGTTCGAGGTCAGCCACGGAAAGGACCAGGTCGTCCAGGTCAACGCCAAGCGCAAGCTCGGCCCTGTCTTCCTGAACTACCAGGTCAACGGCGGACGCACCAAGACCGTGCTGACCGGCGAGTGGAAGGGCGGCGAGCGCTACGGCAAGGGCTACAACCGCTACTACCACTGGATGCGCGGCAAGATCACCGGCACCGAGCCCGGCGACAAGGTGAAGGTCTGGTTCACCTCGATCGGGAAGAAGTGCGCCGACTTCACCTACACCGTCGCCGCGGACATCGGCGGCCAGGTGCTGGTGCTGGCCACGGAGGACGTCACCGGCATCAGCCCCGTCCAGGGCGTGACCGAGGCCAAGTACGCCGACGAGTACGCCGCGGCGCTGACGGCGGCCGGCTACACCTCGGACGTGTACGACATGGACAAGATGGGCCGCAAGGCCCCGCACCCGCTGGGCGTGCTCAGCCACTACAAGGCCGTGGTGTGGGAGACCGGCGACGACATCATCCCGCGCTCGACCGGCCAGGTGCCGGGAACCACGTCCAAGGGCGGCGTGGACACCGAGCTTGCCGTGCGCGACTACCTCAACGAGGGCGGCAAGCTGCTGCACGCCGGCAAGTTCGCGTCGTACGCGGCCAACAACAACGGCGCGTACTACTACGAGCCGGACCAGCCCGCGCAGTCCGAGTGCACCGTGGCCGACGACCCGCCGTGCATCCCGGTGTTCAACGACTTCCAGCAGTACTACCTGGGCGCCTACGTCTTCTTCGACGACGCGGGCACCGACCACGACACCGGGCAGCCGTACCCGCTGACCGGCAACGGCGGCAGGTTCGACGGCTTCAACGCCACGCTGGAGCCCAGCCACACCAACTCGTTCGTGGCGACCTCGGCGATCCTTCCCGCGCAGCAGTTCCCGCTGTTCGAAAGCTCCGCCCAGGTCAAGTGGGTACGCCCGGGCGGCCCGTTCGACCCGCACACCGGCGCGTGGGACGTCTACAGCGGCATCGCCGACGTCTCGTGGAAGCGGCTGACCAAGACCATCGACCTGACCGGCAAGACGAGCGGCGACCTGTCGTTCTGGACGTCGTACGACACCGAGGCCGCCTGGGACTTCCTGACCGTGGAGGCCCGCACGGCCGGCGGCGACGACTGGACCACGCTGCCGGACGCCAACGGGCACACCACCCAGGAGACCGGCGACAGCTGCCTGACCGAGAGCAGCGGCGGCTGGCGCACGATCCACCCGTTCACCCAGCGCTACCAGGGCGTCAACTGCGAGCCGACCGGCACTTCCGGCTCGTGGCACGCGGCCTCGGGCAACTCGGCCGGCTGGCAGCAGTGGAAGATCGACCTGACCCCGTACGCGGGCAAGCAGGTCGAGCTGTCCATCTCCTACATCAGCGACTGGGCCACCCAGGGCGCGGGCGTCTTCCTCGACGACTTCAAGGTCACGCTGGACGGCGCGACGGCCGAGGAGACCTCGTTCGAGTCCGACCTCGGCGGCTGGACCGTCGGGGCGCCGCCCGGGGGCACCTCAACGTCGATCAACAACTGGTTCCGCACCGACCAAGTCTTCGAGGAAGGCGGCGGCATCGTCACCAAGGACACCGTCTACCTCGGCTTCGGCGCTGAGAGCATCACCGACCAGGCGACACGTACGGACCTGATCAAGCGGTCCATGCTGCACCTGCTCGGCGATCCTCGCTGA